One window from the genome of Eleginops maclovinus isolate JMC-PN-2008 ecotype Puerto Natales chromosome 15, JC_Emac_rtc_rv5, whole genome shotgun sequence encodes:
- the LOC134877122 gene encoding melanocortin-2 receptor accessory protein 2A-like yields the protein MSDFHNRSQTNARRSDYVWQYEYYDDEEPVSFEGLKAHRYSIVIGFWVGLAVFVIFMFFVLTLLTKTGAPHQENPDSAEKRHRPGSCLVDIGSPQEENEKAFSRPLLAESRTYFHFYINEEDQGKQKVEEERAGKHNGARAGGRGVSSSGMDEMEEDVEEAGGHKHLNGLMEDSNTDRECAFFSHFNIPNFVNLEHSSTLGEDDLLYEPSAILERQSHSHDAHCDIH from the exons ATGTCCGACTTCCACAACCGGAGCCAAACCAACGCACGTCGCAGTGACTACGTGTGGCAGTATGAATATTATGACGACGAAGAGCCCGTGTCTTTTGAGGGACTCAAAGCGCACAGAT ACTCCATCGTCATCGGCTTCTGGGTTGGACTagctgtttttgttattttcatgttttttgtccTCACGCTGCTCACAAAGACAGGAGCGCCACACCAAGA AAACCCAGACTCTGCAGAGAAGCGTCATCGACCAGGCAGCTGTCTGGTAGACATTGGCAGTCCCcaggaagaaaatgaaaaagcctTCTCCCGACCCTTGCTAGCGGAGTCCCGcacatattttcatttctaCATAAACGAGGAGGATCAGGGGAAGCAaaaagtggaggaggagagggctgGAAAGCACAACGGAGCCCGAGCGGGAGGCAGAGGTGTTAGCTCCTCGGGGATGGACGAGATGGAAGAAGACGTTGAGGAAGCTGGGGGACACAAACATCTCAACGGACTAATGGAAGACAGTAATACAGACAGGGAATGTGCCTTCTTTTCTCATTTCAACATACCTAACTTTGTGAACTTGGAGCACAGCTCAACACTGGGAGAGGATGATCTGCTGTATGAGCCGTCTGCCATTCTGGAGCGCCAGTCTCACTCTCACGATGCTCACTGTGACATCCACTGA